In a single window of the Flavivirga spongiicola genome:
- a CDS encoding DUF5684 domain-containing protein, which yields MRNIELKEVIKISIKYSLFFVLFTNFIEKSYYLIFNIQKYEDVGIGQFIFNPISYMLVFIITLLLAHKKYIKTNKNAFNGILFITFFFIVISYLVAYINDFIFYPINELINNPVEQKNTGIMSLFDAMENTFSTSSFLPIFDLFVLPFQNIKNSIITLDGYAFILSVIRSKILLSTIIIFYESLFYLFNKFNRSGYQALIPIKNNLMLLELTNNPTWWIIPIYIPFVRFIPKYLINLDISKKIDKQNSFVIGMTLMPWYFYGLISLNKINAVQ from the coding sequence ATGAGAAACATTGAATTGAAAGAGGTTATTAAGATTAGTATTAAATACAGTCTATTTTTTGTCTTATTTACTAATTTCATTGAGAAAAGTTATTATCTCATATTTAATATTCAAAAATATGAAGATGTTGGGATTGGTCAATTTATTTTTAATCCAATATCTTACATGTTGGTTTTTATTATAACCCTACTTCTAGCCCATAAAAAATATATAAAAACAAATAAAAACGCATTTAATGGCATTCTCTTTATCACATTCTTTTTTATTGTTATTTCATATTTAGTAGCATATATTAATGATTTTATTTTTTACCCTATAAATGAATTAATCAATAATCCTGTAGAGCAAAAAAATACTGGTATCATGTCTTTATTTGATGCCATGGAAAACACGTTCTCAACATCAAGTTTTCTTCCAATATTTGATTTGTTTGTATTACCTTTTCAAAATATCAAGAATTCTATAATTACCCTTGATGGCTATGCCTTTATTTTAAGTGTTATTCGATCCAAAATACTGCTATCAACTATCATTATTTTTTATGAAAGTCTTTTTTATCTGTTCAATAAATTCAACAGGTCAGGTTATCAAGCATTAATTCCTATAAAAAACAATTTAATGTTATTGGAATTAACAAACAATCCAACATGGTGGATCATCCCTATTTACATTCCATTTGTTCGATTTATCCCGAAATACCTAATAAACTTAGATATATCAAAAAAAATTGACAAGCAAAATAGTTTTGTGATTGGAATGACTTTAATGCCTTGGTATTTTTATGGACTAATTAGTTTGAATAAAATAAATGCAGTACAGTAG
- a CDS encoding thioredoxin family protein, giving the protein MVQELNQDNLSELVANNKTVVVQYSATWCGNCRIMKPKVKKLASELENVTFIIADAEKFPESRQLATVDNLPTFATFKDGKFVNQTQTNKFDVLKELVEEVI; this is encoded by the coding sequence ATGGTACAAGAATTAAATCAGGATAACTTAAGTGAATTGGTTGCCAATAACAAAACTGTTGTCGTGCAATATTCTGCAACTTGGTGCGGCAATTGTCGTATTATGAAACCAAAAGTTAAAAAATTAGCTTCCGAATTAGAAAATGTAACTTTTATTATCGCAGATGCGGAAAAGTTTCCAGAATCCAGACAATTAGCTACCGTTGATAACTTACCAACGTTTGCTACTTTTAAAGATGGAAAATTTGTAAATCAAACACAGACTAACAAATTTGACGTTTTAAAAGAACTTGTTGAAGAAGTAATTTAA
- a CDS encoding aldehyde dehydrogenase → MNTITQILSKQKAFFKSQKTKDVPYRLSLLKALKQEIVSNEHAIYDALKKDFKKPEFETFISEFGLVISELNLAIKNLKKWAKPKRVKPSMLTFPARDYIYKEPYGTILIIAPWNYPFLLAIEPLIMAIAAGNTVILKPSELTKHTSQLITDIVQKIFPEAVAASIEGGVEIATELLSQKWDYIFFTGSVSVGKIVARAAARHLTPVTLELGGKSPCIIDDTADLKLVARRISWGKFLNAGQTCISADYIIIKSNLKDAFIDALKIEIIKRYGANPKESRDLPRIINKRNVQRIAEMLEDSHVIFGGNIDVEDCYIAPTLIDSPNLDSKLMSDEIFGPVLPILTYDTEQDIESIIWNYDKPLALYVFSNNDTFIEQTIKKYSFGGGVINDLLIHFGNHRLPFGGIGASGMGAYHGKTGFDTFSHNKAISKRGNWSDPSIRYAPYKGKLGLLKKMFKYFS, encoded by the coding sequence AATAGTTTCTAATGAACATGCTATTTACGATGCTCTAAAAAAAGATTTCAAAAAACCAGAATTCGAAACTTTTATTAGCGAATTTGGGTTAGTTATTTCTGAGCTGAACTTAGCTATTAAAAACCTTAAAAAGTGGGCGAAGCCAAAACGAGTAAAACCATCGATGTTAACATTTCCTGCTCGAGATTATATTTACAAAGAGCCTTACGGAACGATATTAATTATTGCCCCTTGGAACTATCCTTTTCTATTAGCAATTGAGCCTTTAATTATGGCGATTGCCGCTGGAAATACGGTTATTTTAAAACCTAGCGAACTAACTAAGCACACTTCACAACTCATCACAGACATCGTTCAAAAAATATTTCCGGAAGCTGTTGCAGCATCCATTGAAGGCGGTGTTGAAATAGCTACAGAGTTACTATCCCAAAAATGGGATTATATATTCTTTACGGGTAGTGTTTCTGTTGGAAAAATTGTTGCTCGTGCTGCAGCTAGACATTTAACGCCTGTTACTTTAGAATTAGGTGGAAAATCACCTTGTATTATTGATGACACGGCTGATTTAAAACTGGTTGCTCGACGCATATCCTGGGGGAAGTTTTTAAATGCCGGACAAACATGTATTTCTGCTGATTACATCATTATAAAATCTAATCTTAAAGACGCTTTTATTGATGCATTAAAAATTGAAATTATTAAAAGATATGGTGCTAACCCAAAAGAATCTCGCGATTTACCGAGAATTATCAATAAGAGAAATGTGCAACGAATAGCGGAGATGCTAGAGGATTCTCATGTGATTTTTGGTGGTAATATCGATGTAGAAGATTGCTATATTGCTCCTACATTAATTGATTCACCTAATTTAGATAGTAAACTAATGAGTGATGAAATTTTTGGTCCCGTTTTACCCATTCTAACTTATGATACTGAGCAGGATATAGAAAGTATTATTTGGAATTATGACAAACCATTGGCGCTTTATGTGTTTTCGAATAATGACACTTTTATTGAGCAAACAATTAAAAAATATAGTTTTGGTGGCGGTGTTATAAATGATTTATTAATCCATTTTGGAAATCACAGATTGCCATTTGGAGGTATTGGAGCTAGCGGTATGGGTGCCTATCATGGAAAAACTGGTTTCGACACGTTTTCACACAATAAAGCCATATCCAAACGCGGAAACTGGTCAGACCCAAGTATAAGATACGCGCCTTATAAAGGGAAATTAGGGCTCTTAAAAAAAATGTTTAAATACTTCTCTTAA
- a CDS encoding ankyrin repeat domain-containing protein, producing the protein MNDVEVFFNTIQSGNKEQVEDQLRSNPNLVSAKDTRGFTPLIFASYFDKEAIVKVLIEHNASVDTKDASGNTALIGVAFKGNTTLASLLIKNGADINAKNSGGVTPLIFASMYNQTKMIELLMKHGVDKIIKDNEGKTALDYADEKGFKIIARLLK; encoded by the coding sequence ATGAACGATGTAGAAGTTTTTTTTAATACGATTCAGTCTGGTAATAAAGAGCAGGTTGAAGATCAACTCAGGTCAAATCCAAATTTAGTAAGCGCTAAAGACACTAGAGGTTTTACACCCTTAATTTTTGCTTCTTATTTTGATAAAGAAGCTATAGTTAAAGTGCTGATAGAACATAATGCGTCTGTTGATACTAAAGATGCCTCAGGAAATACAGCTTTAATTGGCGTAGCTTTTAAAGGAAATACAACTTTAGCTTCCTTATTGATTAAAAATGGGGCAGATATTAATGCTAAAAACAGTGGTGGAGTAACGCCTTTAATTTTTGCATCCATGTACAATCAAACCAAAATGATTGAATTATTAATGAAACATGGCGTTGATAAAATTATTAAAGATAACGAAGGTAAAACAGCTTTAGATTATGCAGATGAAAAGGGATTTAAAATTATTGCAAGACTTTTAAAATAG
- a CDS encoding aminotransferase class I/II-fold pyridoxal phosphate-dependent enzyme gives MAFKPANSIQDLQYFGEFGGVNPSISDSSTYTFLSAKTMFDTFEGNADGCYLYSRHSSPSNLYLGEALAAMEGTETANVSASGMGAITPVLLQLCGAGDHIISSRTIYGGTYAFLKNFTPRFNIDTSFVDITNLEIVESAITENTKVLYCESVSNPLLEVANIKGLADIARRHHLKLVVDNTFSPLSISPAMLGADVVIHSLTKFINGSSDTVGGVVCGTQEFINDLRNVNDGASMLLGSTMDSLRASSILKNLRTLHIRMQQHSHNASYLAKRFEADGLKTVYPGLESHPSHELFKTMMNEKYGFGGMLTIDVGSLDKANELMEMMQDKNLGYLAVSLGFYKTLFSAPGSSTSSEIPEEEQKEMGLSDGLIRFSIGLDADIERTYQTMRECMEALNILDSKVIETV, from the coding sequence ATGGCTTTTAAACCAGCAAATAGTATACAAGACTTACAATATTTTGGTGAATTTGGAGGTGTAAACCCTTCTATTTCTGATTCTTCGACCTATACATTCTTATCAGCAAAAACAATGTTTGATACTTTTGAAGGCAATGCAGATGGTTGCTATTTATATTCGCGTCATTCTTCGCCTTCAAATTTATACCTTGGAGAAGCTTTAGCAGCCATGGAAGGCACAGAGACGGCTAATGTTTCTGCATCTGGAATGGGAGCCATCACTCCTGTATTACTACAATTATGTGGTGCTGGAGATCATATTATTTCCAGTAGAACTATTTACGGTGGTACTTATGCGTTTTTGAAAAATTTCACACCACGATTTAATATAGACACTTCTTTCGTAGACATTACTAATTTAGAAATTGTCGAAAGTGCTATTACAGAAAACACAAAAGTACTGTATTGTGAATCTGTAAGTAATCCTCTTTTAGAAGTTGCCAACATTAAAGGATTAGCAGATATTGCCAGGAGACATCATTTAAAATTAGTGGTAGACAACACCTTTTCTCCGCTATCTATTTCTCCAGCCATGTTAGGTGCCGACGTAGTTATACATAGCTTAACAAAATTTATTAATGGATCTAGTGATACCGTTGGCGGTGTTGTTTGCGGTACTCAAGAATTTATAAATGATTTACGAAATGTGAATGATGGTGCATCGATGTTATTAGGTTCTACAATGGATAGTTTAAGAGCTTCATCTATTTTAAAGAACTTAAGAACATTGCACATTAGAATGCAACAGCATAGTCATAACGCCTCTTATTTGGCTAAAAGATTTGAAGCCGACGGCTTAAAAACTGTTTATCCCGGACTAGAATCTCATCCATCTCACGAATTATTTAAAACTATGATGAATGAAAAATATGGTTTTGGAGGCATGTTAACTATTGATGTAGGTTCTTTAGATAAAGCAAACGAGCTTATGGAAATGATGCAAGATAAAAATCTAGGCTATTTGGCTGTAAGTCTAGGGTTTTACAAAACGCTTTTTAGTGCGCCAGGAAGCTCTACATCATCTGAAATTCCAGAAGAAGAGCAAAAGGAAATGGGTTTAAGCGACGGGTTAATTCGTTTTTCCATAGGGTTAGATGCAGATATTGAACGCACTTACCAAACGATGCGTGAATGTATGGAAGCTCTTAATATTCTCGATTCAAAAGTAATAGAAACTGTTTAA
- a CDS encoding DUF6952 family protein, protein MKLPVIKHLTQFIEDNDEDYIVETVETLEALTEVSSLKDEELDVIGELISNMYGAIEVNKMIKEGIPQKEALNSFMKRVMGSIDK, encoded by the coding sequence ATGAAGTTACCAGTAATTAAACATCTTACACAATTTATTGAAGACAATGATGAAGATTACATTGTAGAAACTGTTGAAACATTAGAAGCTTTAACTGAAGTTTCTTCTCTTAAAGACGAAGAATTAGATGTTATTGGCGAGCTTATTTCTAATATGTATGGTGCTATTGAAGTGAATAAAATGATAAAAGAAGGCATACCACAAAAAGAAGCTTTAAATAGTTTTATGAAACGTGTCATGGGCTCGATTGATAAATAA
- a CDS encoding metal-dependent hydrolase, whose product MDSLTQIVLGAACGEAVLGKKIGNKALLFGAIGGTIPDLDVYVGSLLYNNEIDAMLFHRGFMHSILFSVFAAFLFGWGIYKLYNSGKRLHTTTQNDWIKLFFWSLFTHPVLDCFTPYGTQLFTPFSNYRVAFNNIAVADPIYTLPFLICMIVLMFFNRKSNRRKLWLKLGLGISSVYMLLTIGNKFYIDAVFKKSMAENNINFERYSTQPAIFNNVLWYGIIETDSLYFVSNYSLLDKKNRFLNFKKLSKQRDLKPAEFNDIKNLAWFSNHYYSIYKVKDNEYQYNDLRYPILDKNNPNSSVFSLTLYKDNDRLNIKPFKPKFESFETIMSDLWTRIKGI is encoded by the coding sequence ATGGATTCATTAACTCAAATCGTTTTAGGAGCTGCTTGTGGTGAAGCAGTTCTAGGAAAAAAAATTGGTAATAAGGCTTTGCTATTTGGAGCTATTGGTGGTACTATTCCAGATTTAGATGTTTACGTTGGTAGTTTGCTGTATAATAATGAAATTGATGCCATGTTGTTTCATAGAGGCTTTATGCACTCTATTTTATTTTCAGTTTTTGCAGCATTTCTTTTTGGATGGGGTATTTATAAATTATATAATTCGGGTAAACGCTTGCATACTACGACTCAAAATGATTGGATTAAACTGTTCTTTTGGTCATTATTTACACATCCAGTTTTAGATTGTTTTACACCATATGGCACGCAATTATTTACACCGTTTAGTAATTACCGTGTTGCGTTTAATAATATTGCGGTGGCAGATCCTATTTATACATTGCCGTTCCTCATCTGTATGATTGTCTTAATGTTTTTTAATAGAAAATCGAATAGAAGAAAGCTTTGGTTAAAACTAGGTTTAGGAATTAGTTCTGTTTATATGTTATTAACTATAGGAAACAAGTTTTATATAGATGCTGTATTTAAAAAATCTATGGCAGAAAACAATATTAATTTTGAACGCTATAGTACACAACCAGCTATATTTAATAATGTATTATGGTACGGAATTATTGAAACGGATTCTTTGTATTTTGTGTCTAACTACTCTTTGCTAGATAAAAAAAACAGGTTTTTAAATTTTAAAAAATTGTCTAAACAACGCGATTTAAAACCTGCTGAATTCAATGATATTAAAAACTTAGCATGGTTTAGTAATCATTATTATAGTATTTATAAGGTTAAAGACAATGAATATCAATACAATGATTTAAGATATCCTATTTTAGATAAAAACAATCCAAACTCATCCGTTTTTAGTTTAACACTTTACAAAGACAATGACCGATTAAATATAAAGCCCTTTAAGCCTAAATTTGAGAGTTTTGAAACCATTATGTCAGATTTATGGACACGTATTAAAGGGATTTAA
- a CDS encoding CPBP family intramembrane glutamic endopeptidase, with amino-acid sequence MNTTIYKGIEFLIIFILLPISFAMTYSIKLKVSIGIIGFIYIIYILLRVEKKKFKIASGLKWHIFWKQTIFKLIVIAILTTLFVWLTDNELLFNVLLNKPKLWVFILFIYSFFSVYPQEIIYRTFYFQRYKGLFKNETLFVFVNAIIFSLGHVFFKNSLVLVLTFFGGLLFAMTYKKTQSTLLVSIEHAVYGCWLFTVGMGGMLGFPA; translated from the coding sequence ATGAATACAACTATCTATAAAGGCATTGAGTTTTTAATTATTTTTATTCTATTACCTATTAGTTTTGCTATGACCTATTCTATAAAACTCAAAGTGAGTATAGGTATCATCGGGTTTATATATATCATTTATATTTTGTTAAGGGTTGAGAAGAAAAAGTTTAAAATTGCTTCAGGTTTGAAATGGCATATATTCTGGAAACAAACCATTTTTAAATTAATTGTCATTGCAATTCTTACGACATTGTTTGTTTGGTTAACGGATAATGAATTGCTTTTTAATGTATTACTAAATAAGCCTAAACTGTGGGTTTTTATATTGTTTATTTATAGTTTCTTTTCGGTATATCCGCAAGAAATAATTTATAGAACTTTTTATTTTCAACGTTATAAAGGTTTATTTAAAAACGAAACGTTATTTGTTTTCGTAAATGCTATTATATTTTCTTTGGGGCATGTGTTTTTTAAAAACAGTTTAGTGCTAGTATTAACTTTTTTTGGAGGACTACTGTTTGCAATGACCTATAAAAAGACACAATCTACACTCTTGGTATCTATAGAACATGCTGTTTATGGTTGTTGGTTATTTACAGTAGGAATGGGAGGTATGCTTGGTTTTCCTGCTTGA
- a CDS encoding sensor histidine kinase, producing MVQTGEQLASTASERYLLIYMITVLVVVTSLVIVFFIVFQKRKNKLLLDKIKQQQAFEEEIAQAQTEIQEQTLKNIGWELHDNVGQLLSFASMQLSILKMQVADDVKDKFKDTTEALKNSLSEVRALSKTLNNEVVLNIGFEKSITNELDRLKKMKFTSAKLKTVGEKIDFTNRKHEIIIFRIIQEFLSNSVKYSEAENLAVTIEYQTKSLKIIATDDGKGFDMNDIEKGSGLINMKSRASLINAELELFSKPNEGVQLILDYPIS from the coding sequence ATGGTGCAAACCGGAGAACAATTAGCGAGTACAGCTTCTGAACGCTATTTATTAATATATATGATTACTGTTTTAGTAGTTGTAACATCACTGGTAATTGTCTTTTTTATTGTATTTCAAAAAAGAAAGAATAAATTGTTGTTGGATAAAATTAAACAACAACAAGCTTTTGAAGAAGAGATAGCTCAGGCTCAAACCGAAATACAAGAACAAACGCTTAAGAATATAGGGTGGGAATTGCACGATAATGTTGGGCAATTATTATCCTTTGCGAGTATGCAATTAAGTATTTTAAAAATGCAGGTAGCTGATGATGTAAAGGATAAATTTAAAGATACTACTGAAGCCCTTAAAAATAGTTTATCTGAAGTAAGAGCACTTTCGAAAACATTAAATAATGAGGTTGTTTTAAATATTGGTTTTGAAAAGTCTATCACCAACGAATTAGATCGACTTAAAAAGATGAAATTCACTTCTGCTAAACTAAAAACCGTAGGAGAGAAGATCGATTTTACAAACAGGAAACATGAGATCATTATTTTTAGAATCATACAAGAGTTTTTATCTAATTCGGTAAAATATTCTGAGGCTGAAAATCTAGCTGTTACAATAGAGTATCAAACAAAAAGCTTAAAAATCATTGCGACAGATGATGGTAAAGGCTTTGATATGAATGATATAGAAAAAGGCTCGGGATTAATAAATATGAAGAGTAGGGCATCATTAATTAATGCAGAGTTAGAGTTGTTTTCCAAACCAAATGAAGGTGTGCAATTAATATTAGATTATCCAATTTCCTAA
- a CDS encoding peroxiredoxin: MALVGKQFPDLNVDAMNDMGDTFKVNVLEEAKNNNKKVLLFWYPKDFTFVCPTELHAFQAALAEFEKRNTIVIGASCDTPEVHFAWLNTAKDNGGIEGVTYPLLADSNRNLASTLGILDITNEQYNEETGVVTVEGDNVTYRATYVIDENGIVQHEGVNNMPIGRNVNEFLRIIDALTHVQEKGEVCPANWEEGKDAMNANRNATAEYLAAHVN, encoded by the coding sequence ATGGCATTAGTAGGAAAACAATTTCCAGATTTAAATGTGGACGCAATGAACGACATGGGCGATACTTTTAAAGTAAACGTTCTTGAAGAAGCAAAAAACAACAACAAAAAAGTATTACTATTCTGGTATCCTAAAGATTTTACTTTTGTTTGTCCAACAGAATTACATGCCTTTCAAGCAGCATTAGCAGAATTCGAAAAACGTAACACGATTGTTATAGGAGCATCTTGCGATACTCCGGAAGTACATTTTGCATGGTTAAACACAGCAAAAGATAACGGTGGCATTGAAGGTGTTACTTACCCACTTCTAGCTGATTCTAACAGAAATTTAGCATCTACTTTAGGCATTTTAGATATCACTAACGAGCAATACAATGAAGAAACCGGTGTTGTAACCGTAGAAGGTGACAATGTAACTTACAGAGCAACTTACGTCATAGATGAAAACGGTATTGTACAACACGAAGGTGTAAACAATATGCCTATTGGTAGAAACGTAAATGAATTTTTACGCATTATAGACGCTTTAACACATGTACAAGAAAAAGGAGAAGTTTGTCCTGCAAACTGGGAAGAAGGTAAAGATGCCATGAATGCAAACAGAAATGCAACAGCTGAGTATTTAGCTGCTCACGTGAATTAA
- a CDS encoding Na+/H+ antiporter NhaC family protein, whose amino-acid sequence MQNENNLTEINIEDQKIIDNKELSIWEALIPVFFLMVLLAYNIFFADGGMLGDYSNQFILLMSGGVAAIVGFFNKVSLNIMLKEIWENLRSVFVPIMILFLVGALAGTWLISGIIPAMVYYGLQVLNPSIFLPASVIIAAIISIATGSSWTTSATVGIALVGIGSALGIPSGMIAGAVISGAYFGDKMSPLSDTTNLAPAMAGTDLFTHIRYMTITTVPTIIITLIVFSILSTTIDTTGSTDTAFILETINKNFNTTPLLFIVPLTVVVLILLKTKPLIALASGVILAAVFALVFQPEVLNKLSSSKTKTIVTSVLTDTQITIDDNEYIASYTDKELEAIKSNEDLKNLFTDDDLEKIYTKEDLAKVFSFKSLDQTTLASKVSSLDKLITLKRLKKLLNSGGMNGMLWTIYLVCCAMVLGGIMDAIGALARITNALLAFATTVFGLFSSTVISCLGLNAVASDQYLAIVIPGKMFKQAFEDKGLAPENLSRTLEDSGTVTSVLIPWNTCGAYQSGVLGVGVGDYFMYAIFNWLSPFTTLLFAAFSIKIKLLTKK is encoded by the coding sequence ATGCAAAACGAAAACAACCTTACCGAAATAAACATAGAGGATCAAAAAATTATTGATAATAAAGAATTAAGTATATGGGAAGCTTTAATTCCTGTTTTCTTTTTAATGGTATTATTAGCTTATAATATCTTTTTTGCAGACGGTGGCATGTTGGGAGATTATTCTAATCAATTTATTTTATTAATGTCTGGGGGTGTTGCGGCAATAGTTGGTTTTTTTAACAAAGTGTCTCTTAACATCATGTTGAAAGAGATTTGGGAGAACTTAAGAAGCGTTTTCGTTCCCATTATGATTTTATTCTTAGTAGGCGCTCTTGCCGGAACATGGTTAATTAGTGGAATTATCCCTGCCATGGTATACTATGGTTTACAAGTTTTAAATCCATCCATATTTTTACCGGCTTCTGTAATAATAGCAGCCATAATTTCTATTGCAACTGGAAGTTCCTGGACTACTTCTGCAACTGTTGGTATTGCACTGGTAGGAATTGGCAGTGCTTTAGGTATTCCTTCAGGAATGATTGCCGGTGCTGTTATTTCCGGAGCTTATTTTGGAGACAAAATGTCTCCCTTAAGTGATACTACAAACTTAGCTCCAGCTATGGCGGGAACAGATTTGTTTACTCATATTCGGTATATGACGATTACCACGGTGCCAACTATAATTATTACATTAATAGTTTTTTCTATTTTGAGTACAACTATTGATACTACTGGAAGTACAGACACTGCCTTTATATTAGAAACAATAAATAAAAACTTTAACACAACACCGCTATTGTTTATTGTCCCTTTAACTGTTGTTGTTCTAATATTACTCAAAACTAAACCTTTAATTGCATTAGCCTCTGGTGTCATATTAGCTGCCGTATTTGCATTAGTATTCCAGCCTGAAGTATTAAATAAATTATCTTCATCTAAAACAAAAACAATTGTTACTTCTGTTTTGACTGATACTCAAATCACTATTGATGATAATGAATACATCGCATCCTATACCGATAAAGAATTAGAGGCTATTAAATCGAATGAAGACTTAAAAAACTTATTTACTGACGATGATTTAGAAAAAATTTACACCAAAGAAGATTTAGCAAAAGTCTTCTCTTTTAAATCATTAGATCAAACCACATTGGCTAGTAAAGTTAGTAGTTTAGATAAGTTAATAACCTTAAAAAGATTAAAGAAACTACTTAATTCTGGAGGTATGAATGGTATGCTTTGGACGATTTATTTAGTATGTTGCGCCATGGTATTAGGAGGTATCATGGATGCCATTGGAGCCTTAGCTAGAATTACAAATGCCCTATTAGCATTTGCAACTACTGTATTTGGTTTATTTTCTAGCACAGTAATAAGCTGTTTAGGTTTAAACGCTGTTGCTTCAGATCAATATTTAGCCATCGTTATTCCAGGAAAAATGTTTAAGCAGGCCTTTGAAGATAAAGGATTGGCTCCAGAAAACCTTAGTAGAACTCTAGAGGACTCTGGAACAGTAACCTCCGTTTTAATTCCCTGGAATACCTGCGGAGCTTATCAATCTGGAGTACTAGGTGTAGGAGTTGGTGACTATTTTATGTATGCCATTTTCAACTGGCTTAGTCCTTTTACCACACTCTTATTTGCTGCTTTTTCTATTAAGATAAAACTACTAACAAAAAAATAA
- a CDS encoding Lrp/AsnC family transcriptional regulator has product MIFDDIDRKLLDYLQVDSKQTNKELSNKLNLSVTAVYERIKKLEREGYINRYVALVNKERVDKAFVAFCHIKLVQHSQEYVVKFEKEVANINEVLECYHISGDYDYLLKVLVKDMQAFREFMVKKLTTINHIGSTHSMFVISEVKHTTAINM; this is encoded by the coding sequence ATGATATTTGATGACATTGATAGAAAGTTACTAGATTACTTACAAGTGGATAGTAAACAAACAAATAAAGAGCTTTCCAATAAATTAAATCTTTCTGTAACGGCGGTTTATGAACGTATAAAAAAGCTAGAAAGAGAAGGGTACATTAATAGATATGTGGCATTAGTAAATAAAGAACGCGTCGATAAAGCATTTGTAGCATTTTGCCATATCAAGCTTGTACAGCACAGCCAAGAATATGTTGTAAAGTTTGAAAAAGAGGTAGCCAATATAAATGAGGTGTTAGAATGTTATCATATTAGTGGTGATTACGACTATTTATTAAAAGTTTTAGTAAAAGACATGCAAGCTTTTCGTGAGTTTATGGTTAAAAAGTTAACGACCATCAATCATATTGGTAGTACGCATAGCATGTTTGTAATAAGTGAAGTAAAGCATACTACAGCGATTAATATGTAA